In Populus trichocarpa isolate Nisqually-1 chromosome 7, P.trichocarpa_v4.1, whole genome shotgun sequence, the following proteins share a genomic window:
- the LOC7480132 gene encoding protein RADIALIS-like 3 — translation MSSNSLTSWTPKQNKLFEKALALHDKDTPDRWHNVAKAVGGKSAEEVKRHYEILIKDVREIESGRVPFPNYRSSGNGN, via the coding sequence ATGTCTTCCAATTCTCTCACCTCTTGGACACCTAAGCAAAACAAACTATTCGAAAAGGCCCTGGCTTTACATGACAAGGACACCCCTGACCGCTGGCATAATGTTGCCAAAGCTGTGGGTGGGAAATCTGCAGAGGAAGTGAAGAGGCACTATGAGATTCTCATCAAGGATGTCAGGGAAATTGAGTCTGGCAGAGTTCCATTCCCTAATTACAGGTCAAGTGGAAACGGCAACTAA
- the LOC7480131 gene encoding uncharacterized protein LOC7480131, with product MSASRLSVAAVAAAAAAVSTFQSRAYADSSFRFNPFSSSPSQKQQQQQEEDQTANPKSDAKPEPEETKGAGFDPEALERGAKALREINSSPHAKQVFDVMRKQEQSRLAEVAAEKSHYEVIQAQIDIDRQRKLHEEQRNLIQQQAQAKAQMLRYEDELARKRMQTDHEAQKRHNVELVKMQEESSIRKEQARRATEEQIQAQQRQTEKERAEIERETIRVKAMAEAEGRAHEAKLTEEHNRRMLVERINGEREKWLAAINTTFSHIEGGFRTLLTDRNKLIMTVGGATALAAGIYTTREGSRVIWGYINRILGQPSLIRESSMSRLPFSRVISQAKNKAMKYSTAAGTASPLESKNGFRNIILHPSLHRRIEHLARATANTKTHQAPFRNMMFYGPPGTGKTMVAREIARKSGLDYAMMTGGDVAPLGAEAVTKIHEIFDWAKKSKKGLLLFIDEADAFLSERNSTHMSEAQRSALNALLFRTGDQSRDIVLVLATNRPGDLDSAVTDRIDEVIEFPLPGEEERFELLNLYLRNYLSNEGDSGSSKGSLFKKKTQKITIKDISEDVIREAAKKTEGFSGREIAKLMAGVQAAVYGRPDCDCVLDSQLFREIVDYKVAEHHQRLKLAAEGDHPV from the exons ATGTCCGCTTCCAGATTATCTGTCGCGGCTGtcgcggcggcggcggcggcagtCTCGACGTTTCAAAGCCGTGCGTATGCCGACTCCTCATTTCGCTTCAATCCTTTCTCATCCTCTCCTTCACAGAAACAGCAACAGCAGCAAGAAGAGGATCAAACTGCGAACCCGAAATCCGATGCAAAACCCGAACCTGAAGAAACGAAAGGGGCGGGTTTTGACCCGGAGGCTTTAGAGAGAGGAGCTAAAGCTCTTCGTGAAATCAATAGCTCTCCACACGCTAAacag GTGTTTGATGTTATGAGGAAGCAAGAGCAGTCACGATTGGCGGAAGTGGCAGCGGAGAAATCTCATTACGAAGTAATTCAAGCTCAAATTGATATT GACAGGCAGCGAAAATTGCATGAAGAACAAAGAAATCTGATTCAGCAGCAAGCACAGGCGAAGGCACAAATGTTGCGTTACGAGGATGAATTGGCGAGAAAAAGAATGCAG ACAGATCATGAAGCTCAGAAGCGACATAATGTTGAATTGGTTAAGATGCAAGAGGAGTCTTCCATACGAAAAGAACAAGCAAGACGGGCTACTGAGGAGCAGATCCAGGCTCAACAACGTCAGACTGAGAAAGAGAGAGCCGAAATAGAACGGGAAACAATACGAGTTAAAGCCATGGCTGAGGCTGAAGGTCGGGCCCATGAGGCGAAATTGACGGAGGAACATAACAGACGAATGCTAGTTGAACGGATAAATGGCGAAAGAGAAAAATGGCTTGCTGCAATTAATACAACCTTCAGTCACATTGAAG GTGGTTTCAGGACTTTATTAACTGATCGAAATAAGTTGATTATGACTGTTGGAGGAGCTACTGCATTGGCTGCAGGAATTTACACAACTAG AGAAGGTTCTAGAGTTATATGGGGTTATATCAACAGGATATTGGGGCAACCCTCTCTGATCCGAGAATCATCCATGTCTAGATTGCCTTTTTCTAGGGTAATATCTCAAGCGAAAAATAAAGCTATGAAATACAGTACAGCAGCTGGGACAGCATCTCCTTTGGAAAGTAAGAATGGTTTCAGAAACATTATCCTCCATCCATCATTGCATAGGAGAATAGAGCACCTTGCAAGAGCTACGGCAAACACCAAAACTCACCAGGCACCCTTTCGCAATATGATGTTTTATGGACCTCCTGGCACTGGTAAAACTATGGTTGCAAGGGAGATAGCTAGAAAATCG GGTTTGGATTATGCCATGATGACAGGAGGAGATGTTGCACCTCTGGGGGCAGAAGCTGTTACTAAAATCCATGAGATATTTGATTGGGCTAAGAAGTCAAAGAAAGGCTTACTGCTTTTCATTGATGAGGCAGATGCTTTCCTAAGCGA GCGTAACAGTACACATATGAGTGAAGCTCAGCGAAGTGCTCTAAATGCATTGCTCTTCCGAACTGGGGATCAATCAAGGGACATAGTTCTTGTCCTTGCCACAAACAGGCCAGGTGATCTTGATAGTGCTGTTACTGACCGTATCGACGAAGTGATTGAGTTCCCGCTACCTGGAGAGGAGGAGCGTTTTGAACTGCTCAACCTGTATTTGAGGAACTACCTTTCTAATGAAGGGGACAGTGGGTCCAGTAAGGGATCTTTGTTCAAGAAGAAGAcacaaaaaataaccataaaagaTATCTCTGAAGATGTGATCCGAGAGGCTGCTAAGAAAACAGAAGGGTTCTCTGGTCGTGAGATAGCGAAACTCATGGCTGGTGTCCAAGCAGCTGTCTATGGACGCCCTGATTGTGATTGTGTATTGGATTCACAGCTATTTAGGGAGATTGTAGATTACAAGGTTGCGGAGCATCACCAGCGGCTAAAACTGGCAGCAGAAGGTGACCACCCAGTTTAG